The Candidozyma auris chromosome 1, complete sequence genome includes a region encoding these proteins:
- a CDS encoding E2 ubiquitin-conjugating protein UBC1 has product MSRVKRIAKELEECRQDTQSGVNLELVNESDLTHLTGYFQGPPGTPYEKGVFKVDIVIPNEYPFKPPVMKFITKIYHPNISSVTGAICLDTLKDAWTPILTLKSSLISLQSLLQSPEPNDPQDAEVAKHYITNKKGFEETAAYWTKLYASDEKSVGKTEISDAALYGIDEDIVSQFENMGFERSTSIAVLRRMGVKSFDGVNNRSEMENKILEELLKETNQ; this is encoded by the coding sequence ATGTCGAGAGTCAAAAGAATCgccaaagagctcgaagagTGTCGCCAGGATACTCAAAGTGGAGTCaatcttgagcttgtcaatgaaAGTGACTTGACCCACCTCACAGGTTACTTCCAAGGGCCACCCGGAACTCCTTATGAAAAGGGTGTCTTCAAGGTCGACATCGTGATTCCAAACGAATACCCATTCAAACCCCCGGTGATGAAATTTATCACAAAGATTTACCACCCTAACATATCTTCTGTCACAGGCGCCATTTGCTTAGACACTTTGAAGGACGCCTGGACTCCCATCTTGACCTTGAAGTCATCGTTGATCTCTTTGCAATCATTGCTCCAATCACCAGAGCCAAACGATCCGCAGGATGCCGAGGTTGCCAAACActacatcaccaacaagaaggGATTTGAGGAGACAGCAGCTTACTGGACTAAGCTTTACGCCTCGGACGAGAAGAGTGTTGGCAAGACCGAAATCAGCGATGCAGCTTTGTATGGCATTGACGAAGATATTGTGAGTCAGTTTGAAAATATGGGATTTGAAAGATCTACTTCTATTGCCgtgttgagaagaatggGCGTAAAGAGCTTCGATGGTGTGAACAACAGGTCTGAGATGGAGAACAAGATTTTGGAGGAATTATTGAAGGAAACAAACCAGTGA
- a CDS encoding mitochondrial 37S ribosomal protein bS21m codes for MRQTQLIRRLRSQRLTEVSLSRRNVHSSSRRMDIFDELKEPKNEAPAKKNASTVFDIDELIANSPDLQQGQMFGSNYDKYAFGNTVKHPRDVAKELNVTGVAAGRTVDVKYGNVSAALSQLTKLVRVEKIPQMKQQQKRHLRPALLHDLKHRQWWRSNFSLRFSNLLTEILDAKRRGY; via the coding sequence ATGCGCCAAACTCAACTCATCAGGAGACTACGTTCTCAAAGACTCACTGAAGTGAGTTTAAGTCGAAGAAATGTTCATTCTCTGAGCCGTCGTATGGACATATTCGACGAGCTCAAGGAGCCAAAAAACGAAGCTCCAGCTAAGAAGAATGCCAGCACTGTTTTTGATATAGACGAGTTGATAGCAAACTCGCCAGATTTACAGCAAGGTCAGATGTTTGGTCTGAACTACGACAAGTATGCATTTGGCAACACGGTGAAACATCCAAGAGATGTTGCAAAGGAATTAAACGTTACGGGTGTAGCGGCAGGACGTACCGTCGATGTCAAGTATGGTAACGTTTCCGCTGCTTTGAGTCAGTTGACGAAATTGGTACGTGTCGAAAAGATACCTCAAATGaaacagcagcaaaagaGACACCTTAGACCCGCTCTTCTCCACGACTTGAAGCACAGGCAATGGTGGAGATCAAACTTCCTGTTGAGATTCTCCAATTTGTTAACAGAGATTTTGGATGCTAAGAGGAGGGGATATTAA